The following are from one region of the Hyphomicrobiales bacterium genome:
- a CDS encoding MFS transporter — protein sequence MGALAPFTALLISTALLVSGYSLQNALIPLRGEAEAFGAFWVGGLGSGFFLGFALGCWFAPALVARAGHIRVFAAFVGLMSGTILLHPLAIEPAFWVLLRMITGFAMAALYIILESWLNERTDNANRGTVMSFYVMVNFAMIAAGQMLLTTYPLDSFALFTIASVLISFAALPLALSKATQPAPLYDVRLNIRKVYETSPVGLISIIGVGLTTGSFWAFGGIFATRSGMDSDGAALFLTVAIMGAALFQWPIGRASDNIDRRFVMVVLNIFAVLVCVTVSLFSPDQPGLILLAGFLFGAVVFPTYALAVAHTFDHAEADQHVTIASGLLLAFAMGSTIGPLAASLAVNQLGGAGLFAYAALVQALMVLFLGFRIARRGAIAEEEKEDFTLYATAPVGAVLVDSELGDQDIDLFEPEPVVFEPEQSDEEGQTG from the coding sequence ATGGGCGCACTCGCTCCCTTCACAGCTTTGCTCATCTCCACGGCATTGTTGGTGTCAGGCTATTCGTTGCAGAATGCGCTGATACCGCTGCGCGGCGAGGCCGAAGCGTTTGGCGCCTTTTGGGTTGGCGGCCTGGGTTCGGGCTTCTTCCTGGGGTTTGCGCTCGGCTGTTGGTTCGCCCCGGCGCTTGTCGCCCGCGCCGGGCACATCCGCGTATTTGCCGCGTTCGTCGGGCTGATGTCCGGCACGATCCTGCTGCACCCACTGGCGATTGAGCCTGCCTTCTGGGTGCTCCTGCGGATGATCACGGGCTTTGCGATGGCCGCGCTCTACATCATCCTGGAAAGCTGGCTCAACGAGCGCACCGACAACGCCAATCGCGGCACGGTGATGTCGTTCTACGTCATGGTCAATTTCGCGATGATCGCCGCCGGTCAGATGCTTCTGACCACCTATCCACTGGACAGTTTTGCGCTGTTCACCATCGCCTCGGTGTTGATCTCCTTTGCCGCCCTGCCCTTGGCGTTGAGCAAGGCAACGCAGCCCGCGCCGCTTTATGACGTCAGGCTTAACATCCGCAAAGTCTACGAAACCTCGCCCGTGGGTCTGATCAGCATCATCGGGGTTGGCCTGACAACGGGGAGTTTTTGGGCCTTCGGTGGGATTTTTGCCACGCGGTCGGGCATGGATAGCGACGGCGCCGCGCTCTTCCTGACGGTCGCAATCATGGGGGCGGCCCTCTTCCAATGGCCGATCGGGCGCGCCTCCGATAACATTGACCGCCGTTTCGTCATGGTTGTGTTGAACATCTTCGCGGTGCTTGTGTGCGTGACGGTGAGCCTGTTCAGCCCCGATCAGCCGGGCTTGATCCTGCTCGCCGGATTTCTGTTCGGCGCCGTCGTCTTCCCGACCTATGCGCTGGCCGTGGCCCACACATTCGACCACGCCGAAGCCGATCAACATGTCACTATCGCCTCGGGTCTACTTCTGGCGTTTGCCATGGGCTCAACCATCGGGCCGCTGGCGGCCTCTCTTGCCGTCAATCAATTGGGCGGTGCGGGGCTTTTTGCCTACGCCGCACTGGTTCAAGCCTTGATGGTCCTATTTCTCGGGTTTCGTATCGCCCGGCGCGGCGCGATTGCCGAGGAGGAGAAAGAAGACTTCACCCTCTACGCCACGGCTCCGGTGGGCGCGGTTCTGGTGGATTCAGAATTGGGCGATCAGGACATCGACTTGTTTGAGCCCGAGCCGGTTGTTTTTGAGCCAGAGCAGAGTGATGAAGAGGGCCAAACGGGCTAA
- a CDS encoding 1-deoxy-D-xylulose-5-phosphate synthase → MERPDTPLLDAIENPSDLKGLSHDELAQIAEEVRAEMISAVSVTGGHLGAGLGVVELTVALHAVFDTPDDKLIWDVGHQCYPHKILTGRRDRIRTIRQGGGLSGFTKRAESPYDPFGAAHSSTSISAGLGMAVARDLSGRTNNVVSVIGDGSMSAGMAYEAMNNAGAMDARLIVILNDNDMSIAPPTGAMSAYLARLVSGNFYRSVREGLKRVAKKLPPYWHKKAAQAEEFTRSFFTGGTMFEELGFYYVGPIDGHNIHHLMPVLENVRDSEQGPILVHVRTQKGKGYGPAEASSDKYHGVSKFNVITGEQAKSKPNAPAYTRVFGQSLIREAEEDDRVVGITAAMPGGTGIDMFGQAFPTRTFDVGIAEQHAVTFAAGLASDGMKPFCAIYSTFLQRGYDQVVHDVSIQGLPVRFPIDRAGLVGADGPTHAGSFDIAYLGCLPGFTIMAAGDEAELVHMVRTAAAYDEGPIAFRYPRGEGVGVDLPDRGSILEIGKGRIVREGSTVAILSLGSRLKDALVAADTLETEGLSTTVADARFAKPLDVDLVTRLAREHEVLITVEEGAMGGFGSFVLHTLNDAALLDGRLKLATLTLPDRYIDQDSPAKMVAEAGLDADGIVRSVFKLLGREEYVAPVRA, encoded by the coding sequence ATTGAACGCCCCGACACGCCGCTTCTCGATGCAATTGAAAATCCCAGTGATTTGAAAGGTTTGTCACATGACGAGCTGGCCCAAATCGCCGAAGAAGTGCGCGCAGAAATGATCTCAGCCGTCTCCGTGACAGGCGGCCATCTTGGCGCTGGGCTAGGCGTGGTTGAGCTGACGGTTGCTCTGCACGCGGTGTTCGATACACCCGATGACAAGCTCATCTGGGATGTCGGGCACCAATGCTACCCGCATAAAATTCTGACCGGACGGCGCGATCGCATCCGTACCATTCGCCAGGGTGGCGGGTTGTCAGGCTTCACCAAACGCGCCGAAAGCCCCTACGATCCGTTCGGCGCCGCGCACTCCTCGACGTCCATTTCCGCTGGTCTTGGCATGGCGGTGGCGCGCGATCTTTCCGGGCGCACCAACAATGTGGTGTCGGTGATTGGCGACGGATCCATGTCGGCCGGCATGGCCTATGAGGCGATGAACAATGCCGGTGCGATGGACGCTCGTCTGATCGTCATCCTCAACGACAATGACATGTCGATTGCCCCGCCGACGGGCGCGATGAGCGCTTATCTGGCGCGGCTGGTCTCCGGCAATTTCTATCGGTCCGTGCGCGAAGGGCTGAAGCGGGTGGCGAAAAAACTGCCACCCTATTGGCACAAGAAAGCCGCCCAGGCTGAAGAGTTCACCCGTTCGTTCTTCACCGGCGGAACGATGTTTGAAGAGCTCGGTTTTTACTATGTCGGGCCGATCGACGGTCACAACATCCATCACCTGATGCCGGTGCTTGAAAATGTCCGCGACAGCGAACAGGGGCCGATCCTGGTCCATGTGCGCACGCAAAAGGGCAAGGGTTACGGCCCGGCAGAAGCCTCCTCGGACAAATATCACGGCGTTTCGAAGTTCAACGTCATCACCGGCGAGCAGGCGAAATCCAAGCCCAATGCCCCCGCATACACCCGCGTCTTCGGGCAATCACTGATCCGCGAGGCCGAAGAGGATGACCGGGTTGTCGGCATCACGGCGGCCATGCCGGGCGGCACCGGGATCGATATGTTTGGCCAGGCGTTTCCGACGCGAACTTTCGATGTTGGCATCGCCGAGCAACATGCGGTCACGTTCGCGGCCGGTCTTGCCAGCGATGGCATGAAGCCGTTCTGCGCGATCTATTCGACATTCCTACAGCGCGGCTACGACCAGGTGGTGCACGACGTCTCGATCCAGGGACTGCCGGTGCGCTTTCCCATCGACCGTGCAGGACTGGTCGGCGCCGACGGGCCAACCCATGCCGGATCGTTCGATATCGCCTATCTCGGCTGCCTGCCGGGCTTCACCATCATGGCCGCCGGCGATGAAGCCGAGCTGGTCCACATGGTGCGCACCGCTGCGGCCTATGATGAAGGCCCGATTGCGTTCCGCTATCCGCGCGGCGAAGGGGTTGGCGTTGATCTGCCGGACCGCGGTTCCATCCTCGAGATCGGCAAGGGCCGGATCGTGCGCGAAGGGTCAACGGTCGCTATTCTGTCGCTCGGCTCCCGCCTGAAAGATGCGCTGGTGGCCGCGGATACGCTCGAGACCGAAGGGCTTTCGACAACGGTTGCCGATGCGCGCTTCGCCAAACCTCTGGACGTCGATTTGGTGACCCGTCTTGCACGCGAGCACGAGGTTCTGATCACGGTTGAAGAAGGCGCGATGGGCGGCTTCGGCTCGTTTGTGCTGCACACGCTCAACGATGCGGCGCTGCTTGATGGCCGCCTGAAACTGGCCACGCTGACGCTTCCTGACCGCTATATCGATCAGGACAGCCCGGCGAAAATGGTCGCCGAGGCAGGCCTTGATGCGGACGGTATTGTGCGCAGCGTCTTTAAGCTGCTAGGGCGCGAGGAATATGTTGCCCCAGTAAGAGCCTAG